In Nakamurella flava, a single genomic region encodes these proteins:
- a CDS encoding NUDIX hydrolase, with translation MPADREPTPTPIRRRRAADETSAGGLVVRTANGAAAAALIGRLDRRGRLRWSLPKGHIEAGETTEQAAVREVAEETGICGRITASLGSVDYTFVAAGRLVHKRVHHFLLEAVDGELSDDDIEVTEVAWVPLADLDARLAYAGERRLARRAVELLAATA, from the coding sequence ATGCCCGCCGACCGTGAGCCGACCCCGACGCCGATCCGGCGTCGGCGGGCCGCGGACGAGACGTCCGCCGGCGGGCTGGTCGTCCGCACCGCGAACGGAGCAGCGGCGGCCGCCCTCATCGGCCGGCTCGACCGGCGCGGGCGTCTGCGCTGGTCCCTGCCCAAGGGACACATCGAGGCCGGGGAGACCACCGAGCAGGCCGCCGTCCGCGAGGTCGCCGAGGAGACCGGGATCTGTGGGCGGATCACCGCGAGTCTCGGCAGCGTCGACTACACGTTCGTCGCCGCCGGACGGCTCGTCCACAAACGCGTCCACCACTTCCTCCTCGAGGCCGTCGACGGCGAGCTGTCCGACGACGACATCGAGGTGACCGAGGTCGCCTGGGTCCCGCTCGCGGACCTCGACGCCCGGCTCGCCTACGCCGGGGAGAGACGACTGGCCCGCCGGGCCGTCGAGCTGCTGGCAGCAACGGCGTGA
- the cydB gene encoding cytochrome d ubiquinol oxidase subunit II, translated as MTLVNLWFWLIAVCFTLYFFLEGFDFGVDLLRPLLARTEAEERALTGTIGPFWDGNEVWVIAAAGVMFSTFPVWYGALFSGMYPIFVAILLALLLRGVAFEYRNQVDKQVWRNAWDWASFFGSLVPSFLWGVVMAKLIEGLALDGDRRAVGGLGDNFSLFSVVGGLGTLLLFMLHGATFLLLRLHTDTVLYVRARKAALLWGALATVAILAFVWLGYVGKGLFTSFGVLPWVFPVISAVTLASIWLALTRHWDRMAFAMSGATIVFSTITIFISLFTRQQVLPSTLDPAFSLTIDGSASEHYTLVLMTWVGGIFLPLIIGYQIWNYYVFRERIRPHEGGLDHGY; from the coding sequence ATGACCCTGGTCAACCTCTGGTTCTGGCTGATCGCCGTCTGCTTCACCCTCTACTTCTTCCTGGAGGGCTTCGACTTCGGTGTCGACCTGCTGCGCCCGCTGCTGGCCCGCACCGAGGCCGAAGAACGGGCCCTGACCGGCACCATCGGCCCGTTCTGGGACGGCAACGAGGTGTGGGTCATCGCCGCGGCCGGCGTCATGTTCTCCACGTTCCCCGTCTGGTACGGCGCGCTGTTCAGCGGCATGTACCCGATCTTCGTGGCCATCCTGCTGGCCCTGCTGCTGCGCGGGGTCGCCTTCGAGTACCGCAACCAGGTCGACAAGCAGGTCTGGCGCAACGCCTGGGACTGGGCGTCGTTCTTCGGCAGCCTCGTGCCCTCGTTCCTGTGGGGCGTCGTCATGGCCAAGCTCATCGAGGGCCTGGCCCTGGACGGCGACCGGCGCGCCGTCGGCGGGCTGGGCGACAACTTCTCGCTCTTCTCGGTGGTCGGCGGGCTCGGCACGCTGCTGCTGTTCATGCTGCACGGCGCGACGTTCCTGCTGCTCCGGCTGCACACCGACACCGTGCTGTACGTCCGTGCCCGCAAGGCCGCCCTGCTCTGGGGCGCGCTGGCCACCGTCGCCATCCTGGCCTTCGTCTGGCTCGGCTACGTCGGCAAGGGCCTGTTCACCTCGTTCGGCGTGCTGCCCTGGGTCTTCCCGGTCATCTCCGCCGTCACCCTGGCCAGCATCTGGTTGGCGCTGACCCGGCACTGGGACCGGATGGCGTTCGCGATGAGCGGCGCGACGATCGTCTTCTCGACGATCACCATCTTCATCTCGCTGTTCACCCGCCAGCAGGTGCTGCCGTCCACCCTCGACCCGGCGTTCAGCCTGACCATCGACGGGTCGGCCAGCGAGCACTACACACTGGTCCTGATGACCTGGGTCGGCGGGATCTTCCTGCCGCTGATCATCGGGTACCAGATCTGGAACTACTACGTCTTCCGCGAGCGCATCCGACCGCACGAGGGCGGCCTGGACCACGGCTACTGA
- the murJ gene encoding murein biosynthesis integral membrane protein MurJ codes for MSDGRGEHRPLRGAVASPDPTPPPDPGLLAEETVTAGVVGAEVPAQIAAADRTSPDDISGMKTARTGGVIRAGLVMAIATLVSRVTGFGAKVVLIAVLGFGVANDAYTLSNTLPNIVFELLIGGVLTSVAIPLLSRARSDPDGGELYTQRLMTAAFVGLIAATGLAIAAAPLLTRLYLGGDTVVDIDLANHLAVLLLPQILFYGLAALFGAILNTKEKFGVPAWAPVVNNVIVIAVGIGFVVTWPPNGGDALSGLTTAQVLFLGLGTTAGIVVQALVMIPALLRSGFRFRWRWGGDKRLTEAGQLLLWAVAYVLVSQAGYIVLTNIAGDVVGGVAVYTFASLLFQLPYGIIGVSLLTAIMPRMSRNAAAGDVDAMKSDAALANRLSIVALTPVAAGMVVLASSLAILAAGYGRVSLQDTIELGATLAALTLGLVPFAMTLVQMRVFYAMKDARTPTLINAVMVGVRIPLLIACVALDERLIIPGMAAATALSYLVGAIVGELWLRHRYGSMDTRRTLLTAAKMTLAGLAGAGAALLAGSRVVTGAVDSSGEALLYILVAGLVGLIVIAAVATLLKVPELIPLRRRITGLASRVLRRGTTTQKPPSDDRNSHGEQVSPPVRNDDEPTPTGPGADRDQPPADDATATVAVPLAAVNGGTAQPTADGSDRDEQSQDDPATGEAELTLPATRPGAHAAPGTAGDAASRLTPGTVVGGRYRLVSLISADANGNWFWRAKDTVLPRDMAVTILPDTTGTSATVARTLRAGRLHHIGLPQTLDVGTDLGQSYVVGQWVDGATVTDLLSAGPLDPDVATSITGKVADAVAEAHRNGIALGAINPSLVRVNFDGQVRISHVIAHGTATPDQDIRAVGALLYLMVTGTWPLAEPLDHAAEFGTSESRSGRTAAAIPAAPTRLGRELPADEVRPEVPEALSALAEHALHPDEPNGIHAMAAIATLLRTPDKDEVAPVDEPVIRTLSAADRRLVRDRRIKLSMASAVLVVLAVLIVVAAGGVTKQVLASVGNVAPVESAAASSSTAAEAPPAETTTAAADPGPSTSSAAAPTAGPVKIVKGTVFDPGGDGKADYASYVDRAFDGNPDTAWLTWVYKQQFPTLKPGVGLLLELEKPVTPATVTVTSPVPAGTSPNAPKTSIEVRSATSATPTLDQTTVIGTAVIDNNDPKTIQLNNAPQSKYLLVWLTAMAPTSDGQFQSKITEVSITGS; via the coding sequence GTGAGCGACGGACGAGGCGAGCACCGCCCCCTCCGCGGAGCCGTCGCATCCCCGGACCCGACGCCGCCGCCGGACCCGGGACTGCTCGCCGAGGAGACCGTCACCGCCGGGGTGGTCGGCGCGGAGGTACCCGCGCAGATCGCCGCGGCCGACCGCACCAGCCCCGACGACATCTCCGGGATGAAGACGGCCCGCACCGGCGGGGTCATCCGCGCCGGCCTGGTGATGGCCATCGCCACCCTGGTCAGCCGGGTCACCGGTTTCGGCGCCAAGGTCGTCCTCATCGCCGTGCTCGGCTTCGGCGTCGCCAACGACGCCTACACCTTGTCCAACACGCTGCCCAACATCGTCTTCGAGCTGCTGATCGGCGGCGTCCTGACGTCGGTGGCGATCCCGCTGCTGTCCCGGGCCCGCAGCGACCCGGACGGCGGGGAGCTGTACACGCAGCGGCTGATGACCGCGGCCTTCGTGGGCCTCATCGCCGCCACCGGGCTGGCCATTGCCGCCGCGCCGCTCCTGACCCGTCTCTACCTGGGCGGCGACACCGTCGTCGACATCGACCTGGCCAACCACCTGGCCGTGCTGCTGCTGCCGCAGATCCTGTTCTACGGGTTGGCCGCGCTGTTCGGGGCCATCCTGAACACCAAGGAGAAGTTCGGCGTCCCGGCCTGGGCGCCGGTGGTCAACAACGTCATTGTCATCGCGGTCGGCATCGGCTTCGTCGTCACCTGGCCGCCGAACGGGGGCGACGCACTCTCCGGGCTCACCACCGCCCAGGTGCTGTTCCTGGGCCTGGGCACCACGGCCGGCATCGTCGTGCAGGCGCTGGTGATGATCCCGGCCCTGCTGCGCAGTGGCTTCCGCTTCCGCTGGCGGTGGGGCGGCGACAAGCGGCTGACCGAGGCCGGTCAGCTGCTGCTGTGGGCCGTCGCCTACGTGCTGGTCTCCCAGGCCGGGTACATCGTGCTGACCAACATCGCCGGCGACGTGGTCGGCGGGGTCGCGGTCTATACGTTCGCGTCGCTGCTGTTCCAGCTGCCCTACGGGATCATCGGCGTCTCGCTCTTGACGGCGATCATGCCGCGGATGAGCCGGAACGCCGCCGCCGGCGACGTCGACGCCATGAAGAGCGACGCCGCCCTGGCCAACCGACTGTCCATCGTGGCGCTCACTCCGGTCGCCGCCGGCATGGTCGTCCTGGCCTCCTCACTAGCCATCCTCGCCGCCGGATACGGCCGGGTGAGCCTCCAGGACACCATCGAACTCGGCGCGACACTCGCCGCGCTCACCCTGGGCCTGGTGCCGTTCGCGATGACCCTCGTGCAGATGCGGGTCTTCTATGCCATGAAGGACGCCCGGACGCCGACCCTGATCAATGCGGTCATGGTCGGCGTCCGGATCCCGCTGCTGATCGCCTGTGTTGCCCTGGACGAACGGCTGATCATCCCCGGGATGGCGGCGGCGACCGCGCTGTCGTACCTGGTCGGGGCGATCGTCGGTGAGCTGTGGCTGCGGCACCGGTACGGCTCGATGGACACCCGGCGGACCCTGCTCACCGCGGCCAAGATGACCCTCGCCGGGCTGGCCGGCGCCGGGGCGGCCCTGCTGGCCGGCAGTCGGGTCGTCACCGGGGCGGTCGACTCCTCCGGTGAGGCTCTGCTGTACATCCTGGTGGCCGGCCTGGTCGGCCTGATCGTCATCGCCGCGGTCGCCACGCTGCTCAAGGTGCCCGAGCTGATCCCGCTCCGCCGCCGGATCACCGGCCTCGCGAGCCGGGTTCTGCGCCGCGGCACCACCACCCAGAAACCACCGTCCGACGACCGCAACAGCCATGGGGAGCAGGTGTCACCACCGGTGCGCAACGACGACGAACCCACACCCACGGGCCCGGGCGCCGACCGCGACCAGCCGCCGGCGGACGACGCGACCGCCACGGTCGCCGTGCCGCTGGCCGCCGTGAACGGTGGGACCGCGCAGCCCACCGCCGACGGCTCCGACCGGGACGAACAGAGCCAGGACGATCCGGCGACCGGGGAGGCGGAGCTGACCCTGCCGGCGACCCGTCCGGGTGCCCACGCCGCTCCGGGAACGGCCGGCGACGCCGCGTCCCGGTTGACCCCCGGGACCGTGGTCGGCGGCCGGTACCGGCTGGTCAGCCTCATCTCGGCCGACGCCAACGGGAACTGGTTCTGGCGGGCCAAGGACACCGTGCTGCCCCGTGACATGGCCGTCACGATCCTCCCGGACACCACCGGGACGTCGGCGACGGTGGCCCGGACGTTGCGGGCCGGGCGCCTGCACCACATCGGCCTTCCGCAGACGCTCGACGTCGGCACCGACCTCGGCCAGTCGTACGTCGTCGGTCAGTGGGTCGACGGGGCCACCGTCACGGATCTGCTGAGCGCCGGCCCGCTCGACCCGGACGTGGCCACGTCCATCACCGGCAAGGTCGCCGACGCGGTGGCCGAGGCCCATCGCAACGGCATCGCCCTGGGGGCGATCAACCCGTCGCTGGTCCGGGTCAACTTCGACGGCCAGGTGCGGATCTCCCACGTCATCGCGCACGGGACCGCCACTCCCGACCAGGACATCCGCGCGGTCGGCGCACTGCTCTATCTGATGGTGACCGGGACCTGGCCGCTGGCCGAGCCGCTGGACCACGCCGCCGAGTTCGGCACCTCGGAGTCCCGGTCGGGCCGGACGGCCGCCGCCATCCCCGCCGCCCCCACCCGGCTGGGCCGCGAGCTGCCGGCCGACGAGGTCCGGCCGGAGGTCCCCGAGGCGCTGTCGGCGCTGGCCGAGCACGCCCTGCACCCGGACGAGCCGAACGGCATCCACGCGATGGCGGCCATCGCGACCCTGCTGCGCACCCCGGACAAGGACGAGGTCGCGCCGGTCGACGAACCGGTCATCCGTACGCTGTCGGCCGCTGACCGCCGGCTCGTCCGGGATCGCCGCATCAAGCTGTCGATGGCCTCGGCGGTGCTGGTCGTCCTGGCCGTGCTGATCGTGGTGGCTGCCGGCGGGGTGACCAAGCAGGTGCTGGCCTCGGTCGGGAACGTCGCGCCGGTGGAGAGTGCCGCTGCTTCGTCCTCGACGGCCGCCGAGGCGCCGCCGGCCGAGACGACCACCGCGGCCGCCGACCCCGGACCCAGTACGTCGTCAGCCGCGGCCCCCACCGCCGGCCCGGTGAAGATCGTCAAGGGCACGGTCTTCGATCCGGGCGGGGACGGCAAGGCCGACTATGCCTCGTACGTCGACCGGGCCTTCGACGGCAACCCCGACACGGCCTGGCTCACGTGGGTCTACAAGCAGCAGTTCCCGACGCTCAAGCCCGGCGTCGGGCTGCTGCTGGAACTCGAGAAGCCGGTCACCCCGGCCACGGTGACGGTCACCAGCCCCGTGCCGGCGGGCACCAGCCCGAACGCGCCGAAGACGAGCATCGAGGTGCGGTCGGCGACCAGCGCCACCCCGACGCTCGACCAGACGACGGTCATCGGGACGGCGGTCATCGACAACAACGACCCGAAGACCATCCAGTTGAACAACGCTCCGCAGTCCAAGTACCTGCTGGTCTGGCTCACCGCCATGGCCCCGACGTCGGACGGTCAGTTCCAGAGCAAGATCACCGAGGTCTCGATCACCGGCAGCTGA
- the trxB gene encoding thioredoxin-disulfide reductase — translation MPAGGEQADDRVRDVIVVGSGPAGYTAAVYLARAELEPLVFEGSQFGGALMTTTEVENFPGFSEGILGPDLMLKMREQAERFGADLRSEDVDAVDLTGAVKTVTVDGKTFRARALVLATGSAARYLGLPNEQQYIGRGVSACATCDGSFFRNQHIIVVGGGDSAMEEATFLTRFAATVTIVHRREEFRASAIMLDRARNNPKIRWVTNAVVSELYGETTLSGVRLTDTRTGEHTEVEATGLFVAIGHDPRSSLFTGQIELDDEGYVLTGHRVGSDVSTATSASGVFAAGDVVDHTYRQAITAAGVGCAAALDAQHYVAAHPRLEVPAEHVADRTDDAVSAGV, via the coding sequence GTGCCGGCCGGTGGCGAGCAGGCCGACGACCGCGTGCGGGACGTCATCGTGGTGGGGTCCGGCCCGGCCGGTTACACCGCGGCCGTCTACCTGGCGCGGGCCGAGCTGGAGCCGCTGGTCTTCGAGGGCTCGCAGTTCGGTGGGGCCCTGATGACCACCACCGAGGTCGAGAACTTCCCCGGCTTCTCCGAGGGCATCCTCGGACCGGACCTGATGCTGAAGATGCGCGAGCAGGCCGAACGCTTCGGCGCCGATCTCCGCTCCGAGGACGTCGACGCGGTCGACCTGACCGGCGCGGTCAAGACGGTCACCGTCGACGGCAAGACCTTCCGGGCCCGCGCGCTGGTGCTGGCCACCGGTTCGGCGGCCCGCTACCTGGGCCTGCCGAACGAGCAGCAGTACATCGGCCGCGGCGTCTCCGCCTGCGCCACCTGCGACGGCTCGTTCTTCCGCAACCAGCACATCATCGTGGTCGGCGGCGGTGACTCGGCGATGGAGGAGGCCACCTTCCTCACCCGTTTCGCCGCGACCGTGACGATCGTGCACCGCCGGGAGGAGTTCCGGGCCAGCGCCATCATGCTCGACCGGGCCCGCAACAACCCGAAGATCCGCTGGGTCACCAACGCCGTCGTCTCCGAGCTGTACGGCGAGACCACCCTGTCCGGGGTCCGGCTGACCGACACCCGCACCGGTGAGCACACCGAGGTGGAGGCGACCGGCCTGTTCGTCGCCATCGGCCACGACCCGCGGTCGTCGCTGTTCACCGGGCAGATCGAACTGGACGACGAGGGCTACGTGCTGACCGGTCACCGGGTCGGCTCCGACGTCTCCACCGCGACCAGTGCGTCCGGGGTGTTCGCCGCCGGCGACGTCGTCGACCACACCTACCGGCAGGCCATCACGGCCGCCGGGGTCGGTTGCGCCGCCGCCCTCGACGCCCAGCACTACGTCGCCGCCCACCCGCGTCTGGAGGTGCCGGCCGAGCACGTCGCGGACCGCACCGACGACGCCGTCTCCGCCGGCGTCTGA
- a CDS encoding CCA tRNA nucleotidyltransferase, with protein sequence MVVRQVPVTGEDGRPPRSLRRQFGGPASCRPVDSRDVPSPVDPTPPATGPSPAGARPHRLDALQQAAVAGLMRVAPVADELGQRFTAAGHELHLVGGSVRDALLGRLGDDLDFTTDARPERVLELVEGWAHSTWETGVTFGTVGVNRGGLRLEITTFRSDVYDGDTRNPVVTFGDTLEGDLGRRDFSVNAMAVSVPGHKFADPFGGLDQLATKVLDTPGTPEQSFHDDPLRMLRAARFVSQLGFTPAPRVVAAMTAMADQITRITAERVGAELNKLLLGAHPRAGLALLTQTGLADHVLPELPALRLERDEHLQHKDVYEHSLTVLDQAIAQEEDGPDLTLRWAALLHDIGKPATRRFEPGQGVSFHHHEVVGAKLVRKRLRALRMPKSMIDDVAQLTFLHLRFHGYGTGAWTDSAVRRYVTDAGDLLSRLHKLVRADCTTRNPHRRRALQRSYDDLERRIGEIAAAEDLARVRPDLDGNAIMELLGIPAGPLVGKAWKFLKELRLERGPLDRDVAEAELLAWAREQGITPAAGAAGDADGQ encoded by the coding sequence ATGGTAGTGCGGCAGGTCCCCGTGACCGGGGAGGACGGTCGCCCGCCCAGGTCACTGCGACGGCAATTCGGGGGGCCGGCGAGCTGCCGGCCCGTAGACTCGCGCGACGTGCCGTCCCCCGTTGACCCGACTCCTCCCGCGACCGGTCCTTCCCCGGCCGGCGCCCGTCCCCACCGGCTCGACGCGTTGCAGCAGGCCGCGGTGGCCGGGCTGATGCGGGTGGCGCCGGTGGCCGACGAGCTGGGCCAGCGGTTCACCGCCGCCGGGCACGAACTCCACCTGGTCGGCGGCTCGGTGCGGGACGCCCTGCTGGGCCGGCTCGGCGACGACCTCGACTTCACCACCGACGCCCGCCCGGAGCGGGTGCTCGAGCTGGTCGAGGGCTGGGCCCACTCGACGTGGGAGACCGGGGTGACGTTCGGGACCGTGGGCGTGAACCGGGGCGGGCTGCGCCTGGAGATCACCACGTTCCGGTCCGACGTCTACGACGGTGACACCCGCAACCCGGTGGTGACGTTCGGCGACACCCTGGAGGGCGATCTCGGGCGGCGGGACTTCTCGGTCAACGCGATGGCAGTGTCGGTGCCCGGGCACAAGTTCGCCGACCCGTTCGGCGGGCTCGACCAGTTGGCGACCAAGGTGCTGGACACTCCGGGCACTCCGGAGCAGTCGTTCCACGACGACCCCCTGCGGATGCTGCGGGCCGCCCGTTTCGTCTCCCAGCTCGGCTTCACCCCGGCGCCCCGGGTCGTCGCGGCGATGACGGCCATGGCCGATCAGATCACCCGCATCACCGCGGAGCGGGTCGGGGCCGAGCTGAACAAGCTGCTGCTGGGGGCGCATCCGCGGGCCGGTCTGGCGTTGTTGACGCAGACCGGGCTGGCCGATCACGTATTGCCCGAGCTGCCGGCGCTGCGGCTGGAACGGGACGAGCACCTGCAGCACAAGGACGTCTACGAGCATTCGCTGACCGTGCTGGACCAGGCCATCGCCCAGGAGGAGGACGGCCCGGACCTGACGCTGCGGTGGGCGGCGCTGCTGCACGACATCGGCAAGCCGGCGACCCGCCGTTTCGAGCCGGGACAGGGCGTCAGCTTCCACCATCACGAGGTGGTCGGGGCCAAGCTGGTCCGCAAGCGGCTGCGGGCCCTGCGGATGCCGAAGTCGATGATCGACGACGTCGCCCAGCTGACGTTCCTGCACCTGCGGTTCCACGGATACGGGACCGGGGCGTGGACGGATTCGGCCGTCCGTCGCTACGTGACGGACGCCGGTGATCTGCTCTCCCGTCTGCACAAACTGGTGCGCGCCGACTGCACGACCCGCAACCCGCACCGGCGGCGGGCGTTGCAGCGCTCCTACGACGACCTGGAACGGCGGATCGGCGAGATCGCCGCGGCCGAGGACCTCGCGCGGGTCCGTCCCGATCTGGACGGCAACGCGATCATGGAACTGCTGGGCATCCCCGCCGGGCCGCTGGTCGGCAAGGCCTGGAAGTTCCTCAAGGAGCTGCGGCTGGAACGGGGCCCGCTCGATCGGGACGTCGCCGAGGCCGAACTGCTGGCCTGGGCTCGCGAGCAGGGGATCACCCCGGCGGCCGGTGCCGCCGGGGATGCCGACGGTCAGTAG
- a CDS encoding DUF6049 family protein — MIRGRGALRRAARAAILLMVAALLLIAAGGPALAAGSLTRTAPEDDYAGRLAFTVDSVDPVLVTTAGPTSVTVTGSVTNTGSEAITDLIYRFQRGTAVDSTAALERELSEPGEPTAAVPPRFSSLLGRLDPGQSAPFTATVPLSGTGGIGVQSAGVYPLLLNVNGDVALESGPLAARVGELHLVLPVLGVPGSSSSTPSEPTVGALGVGMLWPFVDTPHLGVGGVFRNDDLATAIAPGGRLAVLLEGLRGSTAEQLPAGAITLVLDPQLLDELDRMSGGYEVLTGPQQPLALTPSGSSGTPTSSVPASSSASPTTSGSAAPATTTGAATPGTGTTAVGADGNQVTTGAGSADARRYLEGLRTVVQRFPTLLLPLADPDTVALTRSGLTADIPGAVTAGQAVAERVLGTDLAARLTTTTAFPAQGLLDDATATFLGQAGFTGTILAAAGVSGADDGSQPDAVVVTTDGGADTGLRAALAQSGGLGDLAVLAGQESGNNWSVRVNALTGLLYQQIRDESTTSSGRTPATAIIVPNRQWSPSLASIQRLQDVLVTLGQGGLISGVDLGTTLGRATTSATLQYPESARNAELDAGYLDAVRTAQAEVAQLRASFAAQTQPQDPAPVLDALDQALLTAGSTAYRSRPTGGRANLDTVRATLDEVHSGVRIATTNATYTLASSSSPLLVTVQNTLPYDVTVTVRIVGGEYVGLDATDPEPQVVPAGRSVPFRIATEVSRSGQFQVSAQVVGADGAVWGQTVPLSVQSSAFGAVTVVIIAVAGAVLLIMVVLRVRQRLQARRARIAAEAAGEPPVTDEDGGDREPDRTPG, encoded by the coding sequence GTGATCCGAGGTCGCGGCGCCCTGCGTCGCGCGGCCCGGGCGGCCATCCTGCTGATGGTCGCGGCGCTGCTGCTGATCGCCGCCGGTGGACCGGCCCTGGCCGCCGGATCGCTGACCCGCACCGCGCCCGAGGACGACTACGCCGGCCGGCTCGCGTTCACCGTCGACTCCGTCGACCCCGTCCTGGTCACCACGGCCGGTCCCACCTCGGTCACCGTCACCGGGTCGGTCACCAACACCGGGTCCGAGGCCATCACCGACCTCATCTACCGCTTCCAGCGGGGCACCGCCGTCGACTCGACCGCCGCCCTGGAACGCGAACTGAGCGAACCCGGTGAACCCACCGCGGCCGTGCCGCCGCGGTTCAGCTCGCTGCTGGGTCGGCTCGACCCCGGGCAGTCGGCGCCGTTCACCGCCACCGTGCCGCTCAGCGGCACCGGGGGTATCGGGGTGCAGAGCGCCGGCGTCTACCCCCTGCTGCTCAACGTCAACGGCGACGTGGCCCTGGAGTCCGGTCCGCTGGCCGCCCGGGTCGGGGAACTGCACCTGGTCCTGCCCGTCCTCGGGGTCCCCGGGTCGTCGAGCAGCACTCCGAGCGAGCCGACGGTCGGCGCGCTCGGGGTGGGGATGCTGTGGCCGTTCGTCGACACCCCGCACCTGGGGGTCGGCGGGGTCTTCCGCAACGACGACCTGGCCACCGCGATCGCCCCCGGTGGTCGCCTCGCCGTGCTGCTCGAGGGCCTGCGGGGCAGTACGGCCGAGCAACTGCCGGCCGGGGCGATCACCCTGGTGCTCGACCCCCAGCTGCTCGACGAGCTGGACCGGATGAGCGGCGGCTACGAGGTGCTGACCGGGCCGCAGCAGCCGCTCGCCCTGACCCCCTCCGGATCGTCCGGGACCCCGACCAGCAGTGTCCCGGCCAGCTCGTCGGCGAGCCCGACGACGTCCGGTTCGGCCGCGCCGGCCACGACGACCGGAGCGGCGACGCCCGGCACCGGCACGACCGCGGTCGGCGCCGACGGCAACCAGGTCACCACCGGCGCGGGCAGCGCGGACGCCCGGCGGTACCTGGAGGGGTTGCGAACAGTCGTCCAGCGGTTCCCGACCCTGCTGCTGCCACTGGCCGACCCCGACACCGTCGCCCTGACCCGGAGCGGCCTGACCGCCGACATCCCGGGCGCCGTCACCGCCGGCCAGGCCGTCGCCGAGCGGGTCCTGGGAACCGATCTGGCGGCCCGTCTCACCACGACCACCGCCTTCCCGGCGCAGGGCCTGCTGGACGACGCCACCGCCACCTTCCTGGGGCAGGCCGGTTTCACCGGCACGATCCTCGCCGCCGCCGGGGTGAGCGGCGCCGATGACGGATCGCAGCCCGATGCCGTGGTCGTCACGACGGACGGCGGCGCCGACACCGGCCTGCGCGCGGCGCTGGCGCAGAGCGGCGGTCTCGGCGATCTGGCGGTGCTCGCCGGCCAGGAATCGGGCAACAACTGGTCGGTGCGCGTCAACGCGCTGACCGGACTGCTCTACCAGCAGATCCGGGACGAGAGCACGACCAGCTCGGGCCGCACGCCAGCGACCGCGATCATCGTGCCCAACCGCCAGTGGTCGCCCAGCCTGGCGTCGATTCAGCGACTGCAGGACGTGCTCGTCACCCTCGGCCAGGGCGGCCTGATCAGCGGCGTCGACCTCGGGACCACCCTGGGGCGCGCCACCACGTCTGCGACGCTGCAGTACCCGGAGTCGGCGCGCAACGCCGAACTGGACGCCGGCTACCTCGACGCCGTCCGCACCGCGCAGGCCGAAGTGGCGCAGCTACGGGCCTCGTTCGCGGCGCAGACCCAACCCCAGGACCCGGCCCCGGTGCTGGACGCCCTCGACCAGGCCCTGCTCACCGCGGGATCGACGGCCTACCGGAGCCGCCCGACGGGTGGACGAGCGAACCTCGACACCGTCCGGGCGACCCTGGACGAGGTGCACAGCGGGGTGCGGATCGCCACGACGAACGCAACCTACACACTGGCCTCGTCGTCCTCCCCCCTGTTGGTGACCGTGCAGAACACGTTGCCGTACGACGTCACCGTCACCGTGCGGATCGTCGGCGGCGAGTACGTGGGTCTGGACGCCACCGACCCGGAACCGCAGGTCGTGCCGGCCGGGCGGTCGGTGCCCTTCCGGATCGCCACCGAGGTCAGCCGGTCCGGTCAGTTCCAGGTCTCGGCCCAGGTCGTCGGCGCGGACGGCGCGGTCTGGGGGCAGACCGTGCCACTCTCGGTGCAATCGTCGGCGTTCGGGGCGGTCACCGTGGTGATCATCGCGGTCGCCGGGGCGGTGCTGCTGATCATGGTCGTGCTGCGGGTCCGGCAGCGCCTGCAGGCCCGGCGGGCCCGGATCGCCGCGGAGGCCGCCGGCGAACCACCAGTGACGGACGAGGACGGCGGCGACCGGGAGCCGGACCGGACACCAGGATGA